Proteins from one Periplaneta americana isolate PAMFEO1 chromosome 6, P.americana_PAMFEO1_priV1, whole genome shotgun sequence genomic window:
- the glob1 gene encoding globin, whose translation MGSLLSSLMGGASNPALDVPDPATGLTPREKMAVKRNWELVKADIKQNGIDLLVMFFEANPGYQKYFRGFRDVPLKELHTNPRFHAHCMSVMYALTSVVDNLDDTGCLVEMLTKLGENHHRHGISREEFINLKTTVLKVLKKKLGSKYTADDEAAWNKTLDVAYSVIFKGLDKAKEAKS comes from the exons ATGGGAAGCCTGTTGAGTTCTCTAATGGGAGGAGCCTCGAATCCGGCTTTGGACGTTCCTGATCCTGCCACTGGCCTTACACCACGTGAGAAGATGGCCGTAAAGCGCAACTGGGAGCTTGTAAAGGCGGACATTAAACAGAATGGTATCGACCTCCTCGTAAT GTTCTTCGAAGCGAATCCAGGTTATCAGAAGTACTTCAGGGGCTTCAGAGATGTCCCACTAAAGGAGCTGCACACCAACCCCAGGTTCCACGCGCACTGTATGAGCGTTATGTACGCTCTGACAAGTGTTGTAGACAACCTGGACGACACAGGGTGCCTTGTGGAGATGCTCACGAAGCTGGGAGAAAACCACCATCGACATGGCATTAGCAGAGAGGAATTTATT AATCTCAAAACAACCGTTCTGAAAGTTCTGAAGAAGAAGCTAGGTTCCAAGTACACAGCCGACGATGAGGCCGCCTGGAATAAGACTCTGGACGTTGCGTACTCCGTCATCTTCAAAGGACTGGACAAGGCCAAAGAAGCCAAATCGTAA